Proteins encoded together in one Bos javanicus breed banteng chromosome 6, ARS-OSU_banteng_1.0, whole genome shotgun sequence window:
- the LOC133249561 gene encoding eukaryotic translation initiation factor 4E type 2-like, with translation MNNKFDALKDDDSGDHDQNEENSTQKDGEKEKTERDKSQSSSKRKAVVPGPAEHPLQYNYTFWYSRRTPGRPTSSQSYEQNIKQIGTFASVEQFWRFYSHMVRPGDLTGHSDFHLFKEGIKPMWEDDANKNGGKWIIRLRKGLASRCWENLILAMLGEQFMVGEEICGAVVSVRFQEDIISIWNKTASDQATTARIRDTLRRVLNLPPNTIMEYKTHTDSIKMPGRLGSQRLLFQDLWKPRLNVP, from the coding sequence ATGAACAACAAGTTCGACGCATTGAAAGATGATGACAGTGGGGACCATGATCAGAATGAAGAAAACAGCACACAGAAAGATGGTGAGAAGGAAAAAACGGAACGAGACAAGAGTCAGagcagcagcaagaggaaggCTGTCGTCCCTGGGCCGGCCGAGCACCCCCTGCAGTATAACTACACTTTTTGGTACTCCAGGAGAACCCCCGGCCGTCCCACCAGCTCACAGAGCTATGAACAGAATATCAAACAGATTGGCACCTTTGCCTCTGTGGAGCAGTTCTGGAGGTTTTACAGCCACATGGTGCGTCCCGGGGACTTGACAGGCCACAGCGACTTCCATCTCTTCAAAGAAGGAATTAAACCCATGTGGGAGGATGATGCAAATAAAAATGGCGGAAAGTGGATAATTCGACTGCGGAAGGGCTTGGCATCCCGCTGCTGGGAGAATCTCATCTTGGCTATGCTGGGGGAACAGTTCATGGTTGGGGAGGAGATCTGCGGGGCTGTGGTCTCTGTCCGCTTTCAGGAGGACATTATTTCCATATGGAATAAGACTGCCAGCGATCAAGCCACCACGGCCCGCATACGGGATACGCTTCGGCGAGTGCTTAACCTACCTCCCAACACCATTATGGAATACAAAACCCACACCGACAGCATCAAAATGCCAGGCAGGCTGGGCTCCCAAAGGCTCCTTTTTCAAGACCTCTGGAAGCCGCGGTTGAATGTGCCATga